ACGTTTCTATACTCATGATTTGCTATGCCCATTATCACCGTTCCGTTCTCCCCAACGAAGAGCCTCGTCGGATAATCGGCAGCTTTTCCTCCCGGCCCGAGGATGTAGAACTCCGTAAACTTCTCCCCAGGCTTCGGGTGGGTTATGACGTAGCCAAGGGTTGCTATGGAGGAGATGATTGCTATGATTAAGATTACCGTCAGGACTTTGTCGAGTTTGCTCGCTTCCTCCCACTCGAGCTCTTCTTTGATCCTCTCAATGCTTATTCTTGGAATCCAAGGCTCAATGGCATTAACCCTTCTGTATATTGCTACAAGGGCGAAGATTATGTTGAAGACGGTTAAGCTCACGAGGATCGGAATTAGCCTTATTCCCCAGGGGGTGTAGTTGAGAGCCAAACCGATTAACGGCACGATGGCAATGCTTAGACCAAAGCTTAAGGCCAGTCTCTCGAGGTTGTCAAGCTCTTTCTTCTCTGGGAATAGGGCTGTTATGAAAACGTAGCCCGGAAAGAAGAGCACGAAGGCTAAGCCAAGGGCTTTTCTAAGCAAACTATCTGGATAGAAAGCTATGAGAAGGTCAAGGAGGAGCGATAGTGTGATTATTGTTATTAAATCCCAGTAATCTCTAAGGTTCATTTGACCACCGGAGGGATAAAGAAGGGAAGGCTTAAAATTCTTCGCTCATCTAGGTATTCTGGTTGATATTAGTTCTGGGAACCACCCCCACCTGTTATTCAGAATCAACGCCAGAAAGTCCAAATAACCCTGCAACTCAAGCTGGCACACGATACTTCCTCAGATAAGCCCTCAGAAAACCGTGCCTGTTCTCACAACTGTTAACATGCTCACAACGTGCAAACTCCCTCCCAGAATGATTAACCCGCTCATGAGAATTAATAACCCCCAAACCCTCCCTCAGAGAATCATAAATGGAATACTCGTCAGTAAACTCCCGCAATCAAATTTCCAACTCGATGCTTGAGCTTCTGAGGAAAATCCCGCAGATTCTCAAAGACAAGAAAGAGAACCTGCCCCGTCTTCCTGTAGAGTCACTACCGGCGGTTTCCGGAGTTTGCAGTCCCTCTGCCGCGTTTGTGCCTGCCTCTCTGCCTGGGATTCTTTTTTAAAGCCTTTACTGCCGGCGTGGGGGTAAACTTCGTCAATTTCAATAACATCCTCCAGCCTGACTTTAGAGTTTCCGGCTATCCTCTGCACTTCGTGGACGAAGTTTAGGACTGCTTGGTAGTCCCTGTTGAGTTATTCTGAGATTAGTTTGGTGCTTTTGTGGGGCATTGACCCGTTAAGTCATTTCGTTGATTGGGAATTTGTGGTGGTCGAATATTGTTCCTGTTAGGTCGTTGAAGTGTTTTCCGCAGTTTTTGCAGTGGTATTTCTGGGCTCTTTTCGGCGTGTGTCCGTTTTTCTGTGATGTTTTTACTGCCGTAGTATTAGCTACTCCGTTTGGCCAGCGGATTTGTCTGATTGTCTTGTAACACTCTTCTTGGTCTGGTAAGAATAATCTTCGGGCGATTATGTCGTTTGTAATTGCCCCTGTCATAATCTAATACTTGGGAAGAAAACTTAAAAACCTTTCAGCCACAATAAGTAGATGAGCCATGATAATATAGGCATCTCAGAGGGGTTAGAGATAATGAATTCACTAAAAACCGTAATATCTAAACACGGTCTCTTCAGGGATACGTTTATCATGATGGTTGCAGTAACACTTTCAAATTTCTTTAACTACCTATATCAGCTCTCCATGGGGAGGCTATTGACTCCGGTAGAGTATGGAGAGCTTTTTAGTTTGTTGTCCCTATTCTATATATTCTCAGTATTCTTTACAACGGTGAACACTTCCATAACAAAGTTTACATCAATTTACAAGATAAACAATGAATATGGGAAAATTAAGACAATTTTGGTGAAGGCTAGCAAAAGTCTAGCACTAATTGGTGGGCTAATTTTCTTGGGCGTAGTGATTTTAAGCCCATATATATCCAAGTTCCTCAACATTGATAATTCTTTATTAGTGATTATACTCTTCGCATCAATACCCTTCGGATTTGTTCTCCCCGTGTATCAGGGAATTTTGAGGGGACTACAAAGATTTGGAGCTTTGGGGATAAGCGTCTCTTCATGGTCGTTCTTTAAACTCTTCTTTGGTGTTGTTCTTGTTTTGCTTGGCTTTGGGGTTGTTGGTGGCATTTCTGGGATGTTTTTGGCTCATGTATTTGCCCTTTTTATAACATTGGTCTTTCTCGGGGATTTGCTTAAAGTTAAAGGAGATGATGGGATAAATCTTAGAGATATGATGAACTACAGCAGTTTAGCCTTTTTGGCAATATTTGCTTATACAACAATGTGGAACATTGATGTTATTTTGGTTAAGCATTATCTCTCTCCTTTGGAAGCGGGGCAGTATTCTGCCATCTCTGTGCTGGGGAAAATCGTTTTGTTTGCTCCTGGAGCAGTTGGTATGGTAATATTCCCAAAAGCCGCTGAGATGCATGAGAAAGGGGAAGAGCATTTTCACGTATTGCT
The Thermococcus sp. 2319x1 DNA segment above includes these coding regions:
- a CDS encoding oligosaccharide flippase family protein; translation: MSHDNIGISEGLEIMNSLKTVISKHGLFRDTFIMMVAVTLSNFFNYLYQLSMGRLLTPVEYGELFSLLSLFYIFSVFFTTVNTSITKFTSIYKINNEYGKIKTILVKASKSLALIGGLIFLGVVILSPYISKFLNIDNSLLVIILFASIPFGFVLPVYQGILRGLQRFGALGISVSSWSFFKLFFGVVLVLLGFGVVGGISGMFLAHVFALFITLVFLGDLLKVKGDDGINLRDMMNYSSLAFLAIFAYTTMWNIDVILVKHYLSPLEAGQYSAISVLGKIVLFAPGAVGMVIFPKAAEMHEKGEEHFHVLLKGLVLTLLISGGMVLAYALFPDFIITFIYGGKYLNIAPYLWKYGLAMMFFSLAGVMVNYSLSINKINISFYLLGLLATEIVLLSLGSRNIPTIINMLTGVSILMVIVLFIYTGRQK
- a CDS encoding transposase, with product MTGAITNDIIARRLFLPDQEECYKTIRQIRWPNGVANTTAVKTSQKNGHTPKRAQKYHCKNCGKHFNDLTGTIFDHHKFPINEMT
- a CDS encoding DUF1616 domain-containing protein; amino-acid sequence: MNLRDYWDLITIITLSLLLDLLIAFYPDSLLRKALGLAFVLFFPGYVFITALFPEKKELDNLERLALSFGLSIAIVPLIGLALNYTPWGIRLIPILVSLTVFNIIFALVAIYRRVNAIEPWIPRISIERIKEELEWEEASKLDKVLTVILIIAIISSIATLGYVITHPKPGEKFTEFYILGPGGKAADYPTRLFVGENGTVIMGIANHEYRNVTYHVEVWLVNLTYDFETNETHINNMYLMDYFNVTLPHKPVDIEGNWTPQWERNYTFSMDKPGKWQLWFLLFKDERPPLPSPVNGDYAQTNATQRILDAIEGKIQALKLNIEVREI